Part of the Sulfurimonas hongkongensis genome is shown below.
CAATCTTAAGCATGCCGACTTTTTTACCAGAGTGTTTAAGCAGAGTTCCAACGCTTGCTGCTGTGATCCCTTTTCCAAGAGAACTCAAAACTCCACCAGTTACAAAAATATACTTTGTCATGCTTTTTCCTATCTTATAGTCTTTGATATTGTTAGTCACCGAGATAGCATCTGCTCATTTTTCAATAGAGATGCAAAGTGATTATTTTAAAAATATTTAGTAAGCGCGGATTATATTACAGAGTCTCTTAAATTCTCTATAGCTCTTTTTAAAAAAGATACTATATAATTTCCAAATATTATTATAAGGCTCTTGATGGACGCAACACTTTTATATATTGTTATGGCTCTAGGTATTTCTACAGTTTTTAACTTACTTTTAAAACGTCTAGGAGTCTCACAGATTATCGGTTATATACTAACAGGAACTGTTCTTGTATATACCTTTGATTTACAATATCTAAAGGGTTCTACTACTCTAGAACATATTGGCGAGTTTGGTATTGTTTTTTTGATGTTTACTATTGGACTTGAGATATCTCTAAACAAAATGAACTCCATGAAAAAAGAGATATTTTTAAATGGTTTTTTGCAAGTTGGAGTCACAGCTGCAGTGGTTTACTCCATCGCGCACTTTATTTTTGGAATGGAGACCATCTCTGCTATTATCCTCTCACTAGCCTTTGCACTCTCTTCTACGGCTGTAGTTTTAAGTTACTTAAAGGCCTCAAAAGAGATATATACACCCTATGGGCAAAGAGCCACGGGGATACTTATCTTTCAAGACATTGCAGTAATCCCCATACTAATACTTTTGGGTTTTTTAACAAGTAGTGGTGATAGTTCTATTGCTATTATTTTAAGAGATACCGCCATCAGTGCCATAATAGTAGTAGGGCTTCTTTTTGTAGTTGGTAAAAGGCTTATGACATGGCTTCTTCACTTCTCTACCTCTAGTGAAGTAGAAGAGCTTTTTATGGGCTCAGTACTTTTTATAGTTATCAGTGCCTCACTTTTAGCATCTTTTTTCGGGTTTACTTACTCACTGGGAGCTTTTGTGGCTGGAATGATAATAGCTGAGACAAAGTACCATCATAAAGTGGAATTTGATATAGCACCATTTAAAGATATCTTGCTTGGAACCTTTTTTATCATCGTTGGAATGAAGATAGATTTTATGTACTTTTTAAATCATTTCTGGCTTACACTCGGTATCTTTATACTTGTCTTAATCATAAAAACACTTATCATGTACATGCTACTTCGTCCAACAAGTGGACACGCAACTTCATTAAAGACAGCACTTGCACTCTCTCAAGTTGGAGAATTTTCCTTTGTAATCTTTGCAGTTGCATCCAATGGTGGGCTTTTAGAAAAGGAGTTAGAAGCTCTTTTTGTTCTTGTTGTGATCTTTTCTATGATGGTAACACCATTTTTTATCTCAAAAATTAGTGCATCTATTGACTATCTTACTCGTGAAGAGTACTTAGCAGTAGATACTAAAGAGTTTGCTAGAAGAAAAGACCATGTTATAGTTTGTGGATATAGCATCATAGGTAAGTTTGTCGCAAAAGAGCTTGAAGCGGTAGATGCGCCACATGTTATCATTGACAATTCTCCAAAACATGTTCAAGAAGCACTAAGAGCAGGAAAAGAGGCTTATTTAGGCGATATGTCGAAACTATCTATGCTAGAGGCGCTAAATGCTGAGAGTTCAGCTGCAGTCATTGTAACGCTTGATAATATAGATAAGAAGCGTGCTATTTGTGAAGCTGTTTTAAAACATACAAACAACATAAATCTTATAGTAAAAGTAGCATCACTCCAAGAAATAAATGCACTCCAAGATTTAGATATTACAGTTATGGTGGATTCTAAACTTGAGGTTGGTAAGGTGTTAGTTGAGAAGATGATGAGCTGTGAATTAAGATAAAATAGTTAAGCCTCAACTCTTCTACATAAAGTGCTTTAAGCCCATTTTATACTGTTTATTTGTGCTACATTGGATGAGTAACATGTCATTTTCTTTAAAAAGTGTAGAGCCTGTTGGTTTAAAGTATTTACCATCTCGATTGATTAGAAGAATTAAAAAATTTAGCGGTAAATCAAGCTCTACAATACTTTTGTTTATCACGGGAGAACTTTTTTGGATATAAAATTGTTTTAGTGTCTTAGATAAAAGTGGAGAAAATGCCAGTTTTTTGTCTTTATCACTCTTCTTCACTTCTACCTTTAGCCACTTAGCAACAAAAGGTAGAGATGTGCCTTGGATTAAAATAGATGCAAGGACGATGAAAAAAACCATATTGAAAATTAAATGAGAGTGTTCAAAATTTTCTATAAAGGGATATGTTGCTAAAACAATAGGAACAGCTCCACGAAGTCCTACCCATGAGATAAAAAGTTTGTCTTTAAAGGGAAATTTGCTAAAAGATAGACTTAAAAATACGCCCAAAGGACGGGCAACAAACATTAACCAAAAAGCAATAGCTAAGGAAGATAGTGCAACATCTGGCAGTTCTGATGGAAAAACTAATAGGCCTAAGACTAAGAAGACAGTAATTTGCATCATCCATGAAACACCATCATGAAAACCCACAAGATTTTTTTTGTGAACAAACTCTTTGGTATTAGCAACTATTCCTGCTATGTAAACTGCTAAAAAACCGTTTCCATCTAATATGGAAGTAGATGAAAACAACAACAAAACCCATCCTATGGTTAGCACTGGGTAGAGTCCGTAAAAACTTAAATGAACACGATTGAGAATAGAAGGAAGGGTGATTCCAAAAACATATCCTAAAGCTCCACCAATAAGAAATTGTAAGAAAAACTCTAAAATCCACTCTCCAACAGAGGGCAGTTGTGGCAAGATAATAATTTGTAAAATAGCAATAGTAAGAAAAATAGCCATTGGATCATTGCTTCCTGATTCCAGTTCTAAT
Proteins encoded:
- a CDS encoding cation:proton antiporter, coding for MDATLLYIVMALGISTVFNLLLKRLGVSQIIGYILTGTVLVYTFDLQYLKGSTTLEHIGEFGIVFLMFTIGLEISLNKMNSMKKEIFLNGFLQVGVTAAVVYSIAHFIFGMETISAIILSLAFALSSTAVVLSYLKASKEIYTPYGQRATGILIFQDIAVIPILILLGFLTSSGDSSIAIILRDTAISAIIVVGLLFVVGKRLMTWLLHFSTSSEVEELFMGSVLFIVISASLLASFFGFTYSLGAFVAGMIIAETKYHHKVEFDIAPFKDILLGTFFIIVGMKIDFMYFLNHFWLTLGIFILVLIIKTLIMYMLLRPTSGHATSLKTALALSQVGEFSFVIFAVASNGGLLEKELEALFVLVVIFSMMVTPFFISKISASIDYLTREEYLAVDTKEFARRKDHVIVCGYSIIGKFVAKELEAVDAPHVIIDNSPKHVQEALRAGKEAYLGDMSKLSMLEALNAESSAAVIVTLDNIDKKRAICEAVLKHTNNINLIVKVASLQEINALQDLDITVMVDSKLEVGKVLVEKMMSCELR
- a CDS encoding potassium/proton antiporter, giving the protein MESLDIYLLVIAFLTLLSVIASKLSNTFGIPALFIFLGLGMLAGSDGVLGIHFDNVEIARNVGTVALIFILFGGGLDTAFRAIRPVLKDGVLLATLGVVLTALVVAIGIYFLFDFSFLESLLIGAIISSTDAAAVFAILRAKGINLKKKLAPLLELESGSNDPMAIFLTIAILQIIILPQLPSVGEWILEFFLQFLIGGALGYVFGITLPSILNRVHLSFYGLYPVLTIGWVLLLFSSTSILDGNGFLAVYIAGIVANTKEFVHKKNLVGFHDGVSWMMQITVFLVLGLLVFPSELPDVALSSLAIAFWLMFVARPLGVFLSLSFSKFPFKDKLFISWVGLRGAVPIVLATYPFIENFEHSHLIFNMVFFIVLASILIQGTSLPFVAKWLKVEVKKSDKDKKLAFSPLLSKTLKQFYIQKSSPVINKSIVELDLPLNFLILLINRDGKYFKPTGSTLFKENDMLLIQCSTNKQYKMGLKHFM